A genome region from Pseudomonas pergaminensis includes the following:
- a CDS encoding transglutaminase family protein has translation MSIHVALHHVTHYRYDRAVELGPQIVRLRPAAHSRTRILSYALKVLPEQHFINWQQDPQGNYLARLVFPEKTDELRIEVDLVAEMAVFNPFDFFLEPYAEKIPFRYAADEQRELAPYLETLPLTPKFAAYLAGIDRTPLPAVDFLVGLNQRLAADIGYLIRMEPGVQTPEFTLENASGSCRDSAWLLVQLLRNLGLAARFVSGYLIQLTADVKALDGPSGTEVDFTDLHAWCEVYLPGAGWIGLDATSGLFAGEGHIPLACSPDPSSAAPISGLVEPCECEFTHEMSVERIWEAPRVTKPYTEEQWLAIQALGRQIDGDLLKDDVRLTMGGEPTFVSIDDPDGAEWNTAALGPDKRRLSAELFQRMRKHYAPKGLVHFGQGKWYPGEQLPRWSLNCYWRRDGVPIWHNSALIADEQQDYGADGALAGRFLASVAERLKLPARFVFPAFEDNFYYLWREGALPQNVTAQDPRLSDDLERERLRKVFAQGLDKIIGQVLPLARTAANDRWQSGRWYLRDNHCRLVPGDSPLGYRLPLASQPWVTAAEYPFVHPTDPNQDQPELPTTSQLQSHGDPAPIDERVPKVDESADWLTRTALCAEAREGRLYLFMPPLERVEDYLELVAAIEATAEELHCPVLLEGYEPPADTRLSNFRVTPDPGVIEVNVQPSASWDELVERTEFLYEEARQTRLTTEKFMIDGRHTGTGGGNHFVLGGATPKDSPFLRRPDLLRSLISYWHNHPSLSYLFSGLFIGPTSQAPRVDEARNDALYELEIAFAQMPEPGEECPPWLVDRLLRNLLIDVTGNTHRAEFCIDKLYSPDGATGRLGLLELRAFEMPPHARMSLTQQLLLRALVARFWREPYAPPKLARWGTELHDRFLLPHFIEQDFADVIVELNAAGYPLRAEWFAAHLEFRFPKVGDYAVSGIELELRQALEPWHVLGEEGAVGGTVRYVDSSLERLQVKLTGLPPQRYLLTCNGIPVPLHATGRVGEFVAGVRYRAWQPANCLQPTIAVHAPLVFDVLDTWMQRSLGGCQYHVAHPGGRNYDSLPVNANEAESRRMARFFRLGHSPGKLDVPTVVINDELPMTLDLRRFPNKND, from the coding sequence GCGCCCGGCGGCCCATAGTCGGACGCGAATTCTGTCCTACGCGCTGAAAGTGCTGCCCGAGCAGCATTTCATCAATTGGCAGCAAGATCCCCAGGGTAATTACCTGGCGCGCTTGGTGTTTCCGGAAAAAACGGATGAGTTGCGCATCGAGGTCGACCTGGTCGCCGAAATGGCGGTGTTCAACCCCTTCGACTTTTTCCTTGAGCCCTACGCCGAAAAAATCCCCTTCCGCTACGCCGCCGATGAGCAACGCGAACTGGCGCCGTACCTGGAAACCCTGCCGCTGACGCCGAAGTTCGCCGCGTACCTGGCGGGTATCGACCGCACGCCACTGCCGGCGGTGGACTTCCTGGTGGGGCTCAACCAGCGCCTGGCGGCTGATATTGGCTACCTGATCCGTATGGAGCCGGGCGTGCAAACCCCGGAGTTCACCCTGGAAAATGCCTCCGGCTCCTGCCGCGACTCGGCCTGGTTGCTGGTGCAGTTGCTGCGCAACCTGGGTTTGGCAGCACGGTTTGTGTCTGGCTATCTGATCCAGTTGACCGCCGACGTCAAAGCCCTCGACGGCCCGTCCGGCACCGAAGTGGACTTCACCGACCTGCACGCCTGGTGCGAAGTGTATTTGCCCGGCGCCGGTTGGATCGGCCTGGATGCCACCTCCGGGCTGTTCGCGGGTGAAGGGCATATTCCGTTGGCGTGTAGTCCCGATCCCTCGTCTGCCGCCCCGATCAGTGGGCTGGTGGAACCGTGCGAGTGTGAGTTCACCCACGAAATGTCGGTCGAGCGGATTTGGGAAGCCCCACGGGTCACCAAGCCTTACACCGAAGAACAATGGCTGGCGATCCAGGCCCTGGGTCGGCAGATTGACGGCGACCTGCTCAAGGACGACGTGCGCCTGACCATGGGCGGCGAGCCGACGTTTGTGTCCATCGACGACCCCGACGGCGCCGAGTGGAATACCGCCGCGCTCGGGCCGGATAAGCGCCGCCTGTCCGCCGAGCTGTTCCAGCGCATGCGCAAGCACTACGCGCCCAAGGGCCTGGTGCACTTCGGCCAGGGCAAGTGGTACCCCGGCGAGCAACTGCCACGCTGGTCGCTCAATTGCTACTGGCGCCGCGATGGCGTGCCGATCTGGCACAACAGCGCGTTGATCGCCGATGAACAACAGGACTATGGCGCGGATGGCGCCCTGGCCGGGCGTTTCCTGGCCAGCGTCGCTGAGCGCCTGAAGCTACCGGCACGCTTTGTGTTCCCGGCCTTTGAAGACAACTTCTACTACCTGTGGCGCGAAGGTGCGCTGCCGCAAAACGTCACCGCCCAAGACCCACGCCTGAGCGACGACCTGGAGCGCGAACGCCTGCGCAAAGTGTTCGCCCAGGGCCTGGATAAAATCATCGGCCAAGTGCTGCCGCTGGCGCGCACGGCGGCCAATGACCGCTGGCAAAGCGGGCGCTGGTACCTGCGTGACAACCATTGCCGCCTGGTGCCGGGTGATTCGCCCCTGGGTTATCGTCTGCCACTGGCCTCGCAGCCTTGGGTGACGGCGGCCGAGTACCCATTTGTGCACCCGACGGACCCTAACCAGGACCAGCCGGAGCTGCCGACCACCTCCCAACTGCAAAGCCATGGCGACCCTGCGCCGATTGATGAACGCGTGCCCAAGGTCGACGAGTCCGCCGACTGGCTGACCCGCACCGCGCTGTGTGCCGAGGCGCGGGAAGGGCGCCTCTACCTGTTCATGCCGCCCCTTGAGCGTGTCGAGGACTATCTGGAGTTGGTGGCCGCCATTGAGGCGACAGCCGAAGAACTGCACTGTCCGGTATTGCTGGAAGGCTATGAACCGCCAGCGGACACGCGCCTGAGCAACTTCCGCGTCACGCCGGACCCCGGCGTGATCGAGGTCAACGTGCAGCCGTCCGCCAGTTGGGACGAGTTGGTGGAGCGCACCGAGTTCCTCTACGAAGAGGCCCGGCAAACCCGCCTGACCACTGAGAAATTCATGATCGACGGGCGCCACACCGGCACCGGTGGCGGTAACCACTTTGTGCTCGGTGGTGCGACACCCAAGGACTCGCCGTTCCTGCGCCGGCCCGACTTGCTGCGTAGCCTGATCAGCTATTGGCACAACCACCCGTCGTTGTCCTACCTGTTCTCCGGCCTGTTCATCGGCCCGACTTCACAGGCGCCACGGGTGGATGAGGCACGCAACGATGCGTTGTACGAGCTGGAAATCGCCTTCGCGCAAATGCCCGAACCCGGTGAAGAATGCCCGCCATGGTTGGTGGACCGCCTGCTGCGCAACTTGCTGATCGACGTGACCGGCAACACCCACCGCGCCGAATTCTGCATCGACAAACTCTACTCGCCCGACGGCGCCACCGGCCGCCTGGGCCTGCTGGAGTTGCGCGCATTTGAAATGCCGCCCCATGCGCGCATGAGCCTGACCCAACAACTGTTGCTGCGCGCCTTGGTCGCACGCTTCTGGCGCGAGCCCTATGCGCCGCCGAAGCTCGCGCGCTGGGGCACCGAACTGCACGATCGTTTCCTGTTGCCGCACTTTATCGAGCAGGACTTCGCCGACGTGATTGTCGAACTCAACGCGGCCGGCTACCCGCTGCGCGCCGAATGGTTCGCCGCGCACCTGGAATTCCGTTTCCCCAAGGTGGGCGATTACGCCGTCAGTGGTATCGAACTGGAACTTCGCCAGGCCCTGGAACCCTGGCATGTGCTGGGCGAAGAGGGCGCGGTGGGCGGCACGGTGCGTTATGTGGATTCGTCCCTGGAGCGCCTGCAAGTCAAATTGACCGGGCTGCCACCGCAACGCTACCTGCTGACCTGCAACGGAATCCCAGTGCCACTGCACGCTACTGGGCGAGTCGGGGAGTTCGTGGCCGGCGTGCGTTACCGCGCGTGGCAACCGGCCAACTGCCTGCAACCGACCATCGCCGTGCATGCGCCGTTGGTGTTCGACGTGTTGGATACCTGGATGCAACGCTCGCTGGGCGGCTGCCAGTACCATGTTGCCCATCCGGGCGGGCGCAATTACGACAGCTTGCCGGTGAATGCCAACGAGGCGGAGAGCCGGCGCATGGCGCGTTTTTTCCGGTTGGGGCATAGCCCGGGGAAGCTCGACGTGCCGACGGTTGTCATTAACGACGAATTGCCGATGACCCTGGATCTACGTCGTTTCCCCAATAAAAATGACTGA
- a CDS encoding circularly permuted type 2 ATP-grasp protein, which yields MSDLLDRYPLTAGTYHELLDDSGAVRAHWRRLLDHLQRSTPAQLAQRQALLTRQIQENGVTYNVYADPKGADRPWELDLLPHVLAADEWQQLSAGIAQRARLLNAVLADLYGPQRLIKEGLLPAELVFGHNNFLWPCQGIQPPDGAFLHLYAVDLARTPDGRWWVTADRTQAPSGAGYALENRTIVSRAFPDLYRDLQVQHLTGFFRTLQETLARQAPGDNQPPLIVLLTPGRFNESYFEHLYLARQLGYPLVEGGDLTVRDSTVFLKTLSGLRRVHAIMRRLDDDFCDPLELRTDSALGVPGLLDAVRQGNVLVANALGSGVLESPGLLGFLPKINEFLFGEALILPSIATWWCGEAPVLAEALEKLPELLIKPAFPSQSFAPVFGRDLDDEQRQALAERMRARPYAYVAQELAQLSQAPVWHTVDDHLQHRAIGMRVYAVASDEGYRVLPGGLTRVAAEADAEVVSMQRGGASKDTWVLGERAAGGEHWRAQRAIGAHDLVRRDPYLPSRVVENLFWFGRYCERCDDSARWLRIVLARYVDGDDPLALQAAVELGENLRLLPEEGELPERLLAALLGDDWPSSLRANLQRLQWAASQVRGKLSRENWQALVELQREAMELERDTPDFGELLDFLNRLVMSLAALSGFALDDMTRDEGWRFLMMGRRIERLQFLSSSLAAFLRGVAVFDQAGLEWLLELGNSSITYRSRYLAVPQLIPVLDLLLLDEQNPHAVLFQLKLVSRTLRRLNDDFGVPRETGLGPLVERLARFDLGCLENPLFGEASVRAALEGLADLLQAVADESGQVSDRLALRHFAHVDDVSQQTVSV from the coding sequence ATGTCCGACTTGCTCGACCGTTACCCGCTGACCGCGGGCACTTATCACGAATTGCTGGACGACAGCGGCGCGGTACGTGCCCATTGGCGGCGCTTGCTGGATCACCTGCAACGCAGCACGCCTGCCCAACTGGCCCAGCGCCAGGCGTTGCTGACCCGACAGATCCAGGAAAACGGCGTGACCTACAACGTCTACGCCGACCCCAAGGGCGCCGACCGCCCGTGGGAACTGGACCTGCTGCCCCATGTGCTGGCCGCCGATGAATGGCAGCAGCTGTCGGCGGGGATCGCCCAGCGTGCGCGCCTGCTCAACGCCGTGCTCGCCGACCTGTACGGCCCGCAGCGCCTGATCAAGGAAGGCTTGCTGCCCGCCGAGCTGGTGTTCGGCCATAACAACTTCCTGTGGCCGTGCCAGGGCATCCAGCCGCCGGACGGAGCGTTCCTGCACCTGTACGCCGTGGACCTGGCGCGCACGCCGGATGGCCGTTGGTGGGTCACCGCCGACCGCACCCAGGCGCCTTCCGGTGCCGGTTATGCGTTGGAGAACCGCACCATTGTGTCACGGGCGTTCCCGGATCTTTACCGGGATTTGCAGGTCCAGCACCTCACCGGTTTTTTCCGCACCTTGCAGGAAACCCTGGCCCGCCAGGCGCCCGGTGATAACCAGCCGCCGCTGATCGTGCTGCTCACGCCGGGCCGGTTCAACGAAAGCTATTTCGAACACCTCTACCTCGCCCGCCAGCTCGGCTACCCGCTGGTAGAAGGCGGTGATCTCACGGTGCGCGACAGCACGGTATTCCTGAAAACCCTCAGCGGCCTGCGCCGGGTGCACGCGATCATGCGGCGCCTGGATGACGACTTCTGCGACCCGCTGGAACTGCGCACCGACTCCGCCCTCGGCGTGCCCGGCCTGTTGGACGCGGTGCGCCAAGGCAATGTGCTGGTGGCCAATGCCCTGGGCAGCGGCGTGCTGGAGTCCCCCGGTCTGCTGGGCTTTTTGCCGAAGATCAACGAGTTCCTGTTTGGCGAAGCATTGATCTTGCCGTCCATCGCCACCTGGTGGTGCGGTGAAGCGCCGGTACTCGCTGAAGCGCTGGAGAAACTGCCGGAGTTGCTGATCAAGCCGGCGTTTCCGTCGCAGAGTTTTGCGCCGGTATTTGGCCGTGACCTGGACGACGAACAGCGCCAGGCCCTGGCCGAACGCATGCGCGCGCGCCCCTACGCTTACGTTGCCCAGGAACTGGCGCAACTGTCCCAGGCGCCGGTGTGGCACACCGTGGATGACCACCTGCAACACCGCGCGATTGGCATGCGCGTATACGCCGTGGCGAGTGACGAGGGTTACCGCGTGCTGCCCGGCGGCCTGACGCGTGTAGCGGCGGAAGCCGATGCCGAAGTGGTGTCGATGCAACGTGGCGGCGCCAGCAAGGACACCTGGGTGCTCGGCGAACGCGCCGCCGGTGGCGAGCACTGGCGCGCACAGCGGGCGATTGGCGCCCATGACCTGGTGCGCCGCGATCCCTACCTGCCGTCCCGCGTGGTGGAAAACCTGTTCTGGTTCGGGCGTTATTGCGAGCGCTGCGATGACAGCGCGCGCTGGCTGCGCATCGTGCTGGCGCGTTATGTGGACGGCGATGATCCGCTGGCCTTGCAGGCGGCGGTCGAGCTGGGCGAAAACCTGCGACTGCTGCCGGAAGAGGGCGAGTTGCCCGAACGCCTGCTGGCGGCACTGCTCGGCGATGACTGGCCGTCGAGCCTGCGCGCCAACCTGCAACGCTTGCAGTGGGCGGCGTCCCAGGTGCGCGGCAAGTTGTCCCGGGAGAACTGGCAGGCCCTGGTGGAGCTGCAACGCGAAGCCATGGAGCTGGAACGCGACACCCCGGACTTTGGCGAGTTACTGGATTTCCTCAACCGCCTGGTGATGTCCCTGGCGGCGTTGTCGGGGTTTGCCCTGGACGACATGACCCGCGACGAAGGCTGGCGTTTCTTGATGATGGGCCGGCGCATCGAGCGTCTGCAGTTTCTGAGCAGCAGCCTCGCCGCATTCCTGCGTGGCGTGGCGGTGTTCGATCAGGCCGGGCTGGAGTGGTTGCTGGAGCTGGGCAACAGCAGCATTACCTATCGCTCGCGCTACCTGGCGGTGCCGCAGTTGATCCCGGTCCTCGACCTGCTGTTGCTGGACGAGCAGAACCCCCATGCGGTGTTGTTCCAGCTCAAGTTGGTGAGCCGCACCCTGCGGCGTCTCAATGACGACTTTGGTGTGCCACGGGAAACCGGTCTCGGCCCGTTGGTGGAGCGCCTGGCGCGATTCGACCTGGGTTGCCTGGAGAACCCGTTGTTTGGTGAGGCCAGCGTGCGTGCCGCGTTGGAGGGCCTGGCGGACCTGCTGCAAGCAGTCGCCGATGAGAGTGGGCAAGTGTCGGACCGTTTGGCCTTGCGCCATTTTGCCCATGTGGATGATGTCAGCCAGCAAACGGTGTCGGTGTGA
- a CDS encoding transglutaminase family protein, translating to MSARYQIFHDTHYHYDSPVSLAQQLAHLWPRPCAWQRCSSQQLDISPEPTSRRDELDVFGNPITRLAFERPHDELLVNAGLTVEVLARPMLDFQQSPAWDQTRDSLTYSSQAMSPQLIEACRYRFESPYVHLKKTFVEFSESCFPPGEPLLLGVQALMEKIFSEFTFDAEATQVATPLVEVLERRRGVCQDFAHLMLACLRSRGLAARYISGYLLTQPPPGQPRLIGADASHAWVSVYCPVSGWVDFDPTNNVQPALEHITLAWGRDFSDVSPLRGVILGGGSHDPEVRVTVMPLE from the coding sequence ATGAGTGCGCGCTACCAGATTTTCCACGATACCCATTACCACTACGACAGCCCGGTGTCCCTGGCCCAACAGTTGGCGCACCTGTGGCCACGGCCGTGCGCCTGGCAGCGCTGCAGCTCGCAACAGCTGGATATCAGCCCGGAACCGACGTCGCGCCGCGATGAGTTGGATGTGTTCGGTAATCCCATCACCCGCCTGGCGTTCGAGCGGCCCCATGATGAACTGCTGGTGAATGCCGGGCTGACCGTGGAAGTGCTGGCGCGGCCAATGCTGGACTTCCAGCAGTCGCCGGCCTGGGACCAAACCCGCGACAGCCTGACCTACAGCAGCCAGGCCATGTCGCCGCAGCTGATCGAAGCCTGCCGCTACCGGTTCGAATCACCCTACGTGCACCTGAAGAAAACCTTCGTTGAGTTCTCCGAAAGCTGTTTCCCCCCTGGCGAACCCTTGCTGTTGGGCGTGCAGGCGTTGATGGAAAAGATCTTCAGCGAGTTCACCTTCGATGCCGAAGCTACCCAGGTGGCTACCCCGCTGGTGGAAGTGCTGGAGCGCCGACGCGGTGTATGCCAGGACTTCGCCCACTTGATGCTCGCCTGCCTGCGTTCGCGCGGCCTGGCGGCGCGCTATATCAGCGGTTATCTGCTCACCCAGCCACCGCCCGGCCAGCCACGGCTGATCGGCGCCGATGCGTCCCATGCGTGGGTGTCGGTGTATTGCCCGGTTTCAGGCTGGGTGGATTTTGATCCGACGAACAATGTGCAGCCGGCACTGGAGCACATCACCCTGGCCTGGGGCCGGGACTTTTCCGATGTGTCGCCGTTGCGAGGAGTGATTCTGGGGGGAGGGAGCCATGACC